A stretch of the Archangium violaceum genome encodes the following:
- a CDS encoding RiPP maturation radical SAM C-methyltransferase: MRVALVVMPLAAVHRPSLAAGLLQAAVKARGHECHTKYFNVTLWKMLGAESYRFFCQEAPMTALAGEWAFAQAFHGRREGAREAYAREVLDHPVWGMSPASREHVWALEEVAPAFLRVAFESCDWGQYDLVGFTSTFEQTMPSLCLARMIRERYPRVKLVAGGANFEAGMGRQYMERFGFLDYVATGEADVSFPQLCENLREGRDEVPPGFLYREGGVVRESPRRKEPGYANLDALPTPDYEDFFRLVRTSAPELAAGMWLPLEASRGCWWGEHSHCTFCGLNGEAMTFRRKSWRRVVDELEEVGRRHGAAPVQYADNILAMDYFKDLLPHWAARPERTEKFFEIKSNLKRRQVRLLREAGITRVQAGVETLADGTLRVMRKGVSGAQNVALLRWCQELGVDSLWNVIYGFPREDPEDYARTLALLQKLAHLRPPDICSPIRMDRFSPNHASWREQGFSGIRPMPAYRHVFPFPEETLHELAYYFDYEHPRWNEVLERGAALRSFISQWQERHHRRDNGELAVKPHWQGGFVLVDSRFNVTPASERLAEATVALLLACDAPTSREQALRTAAGATGASAPEALERELARLLERGIIASVGSLLVTLAMLPDGLRMERLARAH; the protein is encoded by the coding sequence ATGAGGGTCGCCCTGGTCGTGATGCCGCTGGCGGCGGTTCATCGCCCGAGCCTCGCGGCGGGTCTGTTGCAGGCCGCGGTGAAGGCGCGGGGCCACGAGTGCCACACCAAATACTTCAACGTCACGCTCTGGAAGATGCTGGGCGCGGAGTCCTACCGCTTCTTCTGTCAGGAGGCGCCCATGACGGCGCTGGCGGGGGAGTGGGCCTTCGCGCAGGCCTTCCACGGGCGCCGCGAGGGGGCGCGGGAGGCCTACGCACGCGAGGTGCTGGACCATCCGGTGTGGGGCATGTCGCCCGCTTCGCGCGAGCACGTGTGGGCGCTGGAGGAGGTGGCGCCCGCGTTCCTGCGCGTGGCCTTCGAGTCCTGTGACTGGGGCCAGTACGACCTGGTGGGCTTCACCAGCACCTTCGAGCAGACGATGCCCTCGTTGTGCCTGGCGCGGATGATTCGCGAGCGCTACCCCCGGGTGAAGCTGGTGGCCGGTGGCGCCAACTTCGAGGCGGGGATGGGCCGGCAGTACATGGAGCGCTTCGGGTTCCTCGACTACGTGGCCACGGGCGAGGCGGACGTCTCCTTCCCCCAGCTGTGCGAGAACCTGCGCGAGGGCCGCGACGAGGTGCCCCCGGGCTTCCTCTACCGGGAGGGCGGTGTGGTGCGCGAGTCCCCCCGGCGCAAGGAGCCGGGCTACGCGAACCTGGATGCGCTGCCCACGCCGGACTACGAGGACTTCTTCCGCCTGGTGCGCACGAGCGCGCCCGAGCTGGCGGCCGGGATGTGGCTGCCCCTGGAGGCCTCACGGGGCTGCTGGTGGGGCGAGCACTCGCACTGCACGTTCTGCGGCCTCAACGGCGAGGCGATGACCTTCCGCCGCAAGAGCTGGCGGCGGGTGGTGGACGAGCTGGAGGAGGTGGGCCGGCGTCACGGCGCCGCGCCCGTGCAGTACGCCGACAACATCCTGGCGATGGACTACTTCAAGGACCTGCTCCCCCACTGGGCGGCCCGGCCCGAGCGGACGGAGAAGTTCTTCGAGATCAAATCCAACCTCAAGCGCCGCCAGGTGCGCCTGCTTCGCGAGGCGGGCATCACCCGCGTGCAGGCCGGCGTGGAGACGCTCGCGGACGGGACGCTCAGGGTGATGCGCAAGGGCGTGTCGGGTGCGCAGAACGTGGCGCTGCTGCGCTGGTGCCAGGAGCTGGGCGTGGACTCGCTCTGGAACGTCATCTACGGGTTTCCGCGCGAGGATCCGGAGGACTACGCGCGGACGCTCGCGCTGCTCCAGAAGCTGGCGCACCTGAGGCCCCCGGACATCTGCTCGCCCATCCGGATGGACCGCTTCAGCCCCAACCACGCGAGCTGGCGCGAGCAGGGGTTCTCCGGCATCCGGCCCATGCCGGCCTACCGGCACGTCTTCCCCTTCCCGGAGGAGACGCTCCACGAGCTGGCCTACTACTTCGACTACGAGCACCCGCGCTGGAACGAGGTGCTCGAACGGGGCGCGGCGCTCCGGTCCTTCATCTCCCAGTGGCAGGAGCGCCACCACCGGCGCGACAACGGCGAGCTGGCCGTGAAGCCGCACTGGCAGGGAGGCTTCGTCCTCGTCGACAGCCGCTTCAACGTCACGCCCGCCAGCGAGCGCCTCGCCGAGGCCACGGTGGCGCTGCTGCTGGCGTGTGACGCGCCCACCTCGCGCGAGCAGGCGCTGAGGACCGCGGCGGGGGCCACCGGAGCCTCGGCCCCCGAGGCGCTGGAGCGGGAACTGGCCCGGCTGCTCGAGCGAGGCATCATCGCCAGCGTGGGCTCGCTCCTGGTGACGTTGGCGATGCTTCCGGACGGCTTGAGGATGGAGCGGCTCGCGAGAGCCCACTGA
- a CDS encoding PilZ domain-containing protein, with amino-acid sequence MSVRGGVILIEGASPSRMLTIQALQAIHCECVAVVDLEEAEAEAKKGRPLMLMLDCSSFMPADEGALSQLQEMRRRVGVPLVLLANLETPTEFIESLSQVGADDCLLKPLRPHQLQSRIEVVSAPRPPVNPSSLGRLGPKVVSILHGRQGFAWRTGELFEHSGYHVLYGSIGDEHVQRDASGIDLHIFCTDSREALARALRLHLPAGMPPGARGFLICSGGPGDLVSHSGGGLMAGLDMDQIFPEHIVQKANAWFSRSSDALRPESRVPFFCPVEYREAGNIFGTWNSCYSYDLSPGGIFLRTLVPARPGSAVELKIHLTTHRTELLGSGVVAWANTYADRKAYSYPIGMGVQFLGMSPKGLALLRELCGADPTMSKPG; translated from the coding sequence ATGAGTGTGCGTGGCGGGGTCATCCTCATCGAAGGCGCGAGCCCTTCACGGATGCTGACCATCCAGGCGCTCCAGGCCATCCACTGTGAGTGCGTCGCCGTCGTTGACCTCGAGGAGGCCGAGGCGGAGGCGAAGAAGGGACGTCCGCTCATGCTCATGCTGGATTGCTCGTCCTTCATGCCGGCGGATGAGGGCGCCCTCTCCCAGCTCCAGGAGATGCGGCGGAGGGTAGGCGTCCCCCTGGTCCTCCTGGCCAATCTCGAGACACCCACCGAGTTCATTGAGAGTCTCAGCCAGGTGGGCGCGGACGACTGCCTGCTCAAGCCGCTGCGGCCCCACCAGCTCCAGTCACGCATCGAGGTCGTCTCCGCACCCAGGCCCCCCGTGAACCCCTCTTCACTGGGGCGCCTGGGCCCGAAGGTCGTCTCCATCCTCCATGGGCGGCAGGGCTTCGCCTGGCGGACGGGAGAGCTGTTCGAGCACAGCGGCTATCATGTGCTCTACGGTTCCATCGGGGATGAGCACGTGCAGCGGGACGCGTCCGGCATCGACCTCCACATCTTCTGCACCGACTCCCGCGAGGCGCTTGCCCGTGCACTCCGACTTCACCTCCCGGCGGGGATGCCCCCGGGAGCGCGGGGGTTCCTCATCTGCTCCGGGGGACCCGGTGACCTCGTCTCCCACTCTGGCGGTGGGTTGATGGCTGGCCTCGACATGGACCAGATCTTCCCGGAGCACATCGTCCAGAAGGCCAATGCCTGGTTCTCCAGGTCCAGCGATGCCCTTCGGCCCGAGTCGCGCGTGCCCTTCTTCTGTCCCGTCGAGTACCGCGAGGCGGGCAACATCTTTGGCACCTGGAACTCCTGCTACTCCTACGATCTCAGCCCCGGGGGCATCTTCCTGCGCACGCTCGTTCCGGCCCGTCCGGGCTCCGCGGTGGAGCTGAAGATCCACCTGACCACCCACCGCACGGAGCTGCTGGGCTCGGGGGTCGTGGCCTGGGCCAACACGTATGCCGACCGCAAGGCCTATTCCTATCCAATAGGCATGGGCGTGCAATTCCTCGGGATGAGCCCCAAGGGGCTCGCGCTGCTCCGCGAGCTGTGCGGTGCGGATCCCACCATGAGCAAGCCGGGTTGA
- a CDS encoding response regulator: MTRKKILLVDDSNTVILMHRMMLSGGGYELLIARNGVEAVDLALRERPDLIFMDVMMPQMDGLQACKRIRESPEMKSTPIIMVTTRGEPHNVQAGYESGCTEYITKPFDKGELMQKLRNHLGE; this comes from the coding sequence ATGACACGAAAGAAGATCCTCCTCGTGGATGACTCCAACACCGTCATCCTCATGCACCGGATGATGCTGAGTGGTGGGGGCTACGAGTTGCTGATCGCTCGCAACGGTGTGGAGGCGGTGGACCTGGCGCTGCGCGAGCGGCCGGATCTCATCTTCATGGACGTCATGATGCCGCAGATGGATGGCCTGCAGGCCTGCAAGCGGATTCGCGAGAGCCCGGAGATGAAGTCCACCCCCATCATCATGGTCACCACCCGTGGAGAGCCGCACAACGTGCAGGCGGGCTACGAGAGCGGCTGCACCGAATACATCACCAAGCCGTTCGACAAGGGCGAGCTGATGCAGAAGCTTCGCAACCACCTGGGCGAGTAG
- a CDS encoding GAF domain-containing protein, giving the protein MSSDPPRDPKDSAHDMLRLTEESLGELEAENASLRTQVDSLRQERVRLEEKLSSADVQMTNLVNLCVASHRLHETADRRALLDIIREIINNIVGSEELGIFELDAERSMLSLVHSMGIEPDRFQSIPLDQGVIGYTALTGERFVAGEGPGPRATGSESNLTACIPLRCGSRVWGVIAIFGLLPQKPTLKDGDRELFALLENQAGLVLAASETEPDGNRS; this is encoded by the coding sequence ATGAGCTCGGATCCACCCCGCGACCCCAAGGACTCCGCCCACGACATGCTCCGGCTCACCGAAGAATCCCTGGGAGAGCTGGAGGCGGAGAACGCGTCCCTGCGCACCCAGGTGGACAGCTTGCGTCAGGAGCGGGTCCGCCTCGAGGAGAAGCTCTCCAGCGCGGATGTGCAGATGACGAACCTGGTGAACCTCTGCGTGGCCAGCCACCGTCTGCACGAGACCGCCGATCGCCGCGCCCTGCTCGACATCATCCGGGAGATCATCAACAACATCGTCGGCTCGGAGGAGCTGGGCATCTTCGAGCTCGATGCGGAGCGCTCGATGCTGTCGCTGGTGCACTCGATGGGCATCGAGCCGGATCGGTTCCAGTCCATTCCCCTGGACCAGGGAGTCATCGGCTACACGGCCCTCACCGGCGAGCGCTTCGTCGCGGGTGAAGGCCCGGGCCCCCGTGCCACCGGGAGCGAGTCGAACCTGACCGCCTGCATCCCGCTGCGCTGTGGCAGCCGCGTCTGGGGCGTCATCGCCATCTTCGGCCTGCTGCCGCAGAAGCCCACGTTGAAGGACGGGGACCGGGAGCTCTTCGCGCTGTTGGAGAATCAAGCCGGCCTGGTCCTGGCCGCGTCCGAGACGGAGCCCGATGGAAATCGATCATGA
- a CDS encoding chemotaxis protein CheA, whose protein sequence is MEIDHDALLKAFLVECDELFALMEEQLVGLEQQPDPERLRTIFRAAHTLKGNATCVALPSFAEFAHVVEDLLERLRTGELGVSHELVSLLLSAVDAMRELRERVPGGQVMLTAHQRGLMALMTRWARKELVAGGEVVDARDSSTSPLPEQPGRKPLAEEERARNLRVGINKLDRMVDLIGELSIAQGGVTAMLEGDRWRSREELLEANRAGERLLRELQELVMKVRMVPLGPTFRQYVRTVRDLASAQGKQVELVFEGEDVEMDTTVVDNVRDPLLHMIRNAIDHGIETPAVRRARGKPELAQLKLRASHDSGSIRIEVIDDGAGLDKARIIERARALGLSREPEALPDEELFALIFEPGFSTAQEITPTSGRGVGMDVVRRNVEALRGKVTVQSREGQGVTVSLRLPLTFAIIDGFLVGVGSETYVVPLDAVHECVELPESTHERAGERDGVLNLRGEPIPFLRLRHLFSHDTVAPPRESMVIVQYQQGKVGLVVDTLHGESQTVIKPLGMLFKDLPCISGASILGNGRIALILDDAALLREATRSRSSAAP, encoded by the coding sequence ATGGAAATCGATCATGACGCGCTCCTGAAGGCCTTCCTCGTCGAGTGCGATGAGCTCTTCGCGCTCATGGAAGAGCAGCTCGTGGGCCTGGAGCAGCAGCCGGATCCGGAGCGGCTGCGGACCATCTTCCGCGCGGCCCATACCCTCAAGGGCAATGCCACGTGCGTGGCGCTTCCCTCCTTCGCGGAGTTCGCCCACGTGGTCGAGGATCTGCTCGAGCGCCTGCGCACGGGGGAGCTGGGCGTGTCGCATGAGCTCGTGTCACTCCTGCTCTCGGCCGTGGATGCGATGCGGGAGCTGCGGGAGCGGGTGCCGGGCGGGCAGGTGATGCTGACGGCGCATCAGCGCGGCTTGATGGCGCTCATGACCCGATGGGCCCGGAAGGAGCTCGTGGCCGGTGGAGAGGTTGTCGACGCCAGGGACTCCTCCACGAGCCCCCTTCCCGAGCAACCCGGGCGCAAGCCCCTGGCCGAGGAGGAGCGGGCCAGGAACCTCCGGGTGGGCATCAACAAGCTGGACCGGATGGTGGACCTCATCGGCGAGCTCTCCATCGCGCAGGGCGGCGTGACCGCGATGCTCGAGGGGGACAGGTGGCGGTCGCGCGAGGAGCTGCTCGAGGCGAACCGCGCGGGCGAGCGCTTGCTGCGCGAGCTCCAGGAGCTGGTGATGAAGGTGCGGATGGTGCCGCTCGGCCCCACGTTCCGCCAGTACGTGCGCACAGTGCGGGACCTGGCCTCGGCGCAGGGCAAGCAGGTCGAGCTCGTCTTCGAGGGCGAGGACGTGGAGATGGACACCACGGTGGTCGACAACGTGCGAGATCCGCTGCTGCACATGATTCGCAACGCCATCGACCACGGCATCGAGACTCCGGCCGTGCGCCGGGCGAGGGGCAAGCCGGAGCTCGCCCAGCTGAAGCTTCGCGCCTCCCATGACTCCGGCAGCATCCGCATCGAGGTCATCGACGACGGGGCGGGCCTGGACAAGGCGCGGATCATCGAGCGCGCCCGCGCACTGGGTCTCTCGCGCGAGCCCGAGGCGCTACCCGATGAGGAGCTCTTCGCGTTGATCTTCGAGCCGGGCTTCTCCACCGCTCAGGAGATCACTCCCACGTCGGGCCGGGGCGTGGGGATGGACGTGGTGCGTCGCAACGTGGAGGCCCTGCGGGGAAAGGTCACCGTCCAGAGCAGGGAGGGACAGGGTGTCACGGTGAGCCTCCGGCTCCCGCTCACGTTCGCCATCATCGATGGGTTCCTGGTGGGCGTCGGCTCGGAGACGTACGTCGTGCCGCTCGATGCCGTCCACGAGTGTGTCGAGTTGCCCGAGAGCACGCACGAGCGGGCCGGGGAGCGAGATGGCGTGCTGAACCTGCGGGGCGAGCCCATCCCCTTCCTCCGGTTGCGCCACCTCTTCTCCCACGACACGGTGGCGCCGCCGCGCGAGAGCATGGTCATCGTCCAGTACCAGCAGGGCAAGGTGGGCCTGGTCGTGGATACCCTCCATGGTGAGAGCCAGACGGTCATCAAGCCCCTGGGAATGTTGTTCAAGGACCTCCCCTGCATCTCGGGCGCGAGCATCCTGGGCAACGGGCGGATCGCGTTGATCCTCGACGACGCCGCGCTCCTGCGTGAGGCCACCCGCTCGCGGTCCTCCGCGGCTCCATGA
- a CDS encoding CDP-alcohol phosphatidyltransferase family protein, which produces MNKQQARELEPHVLVLDTQQSYKRLEEDALIRVVREECRHFVAHRLPYRLSPVILGVPGLLLHLFLLAAVHTFERARWMYALWVVCRVLHFCLDAMDGTQARRNGTQSTARHFWDHWVDVMNSAMAVLIVAAIGPRQGVYFLPYILLTATGQLFFYLGLCRYFATGVMREPYINHLWNYVFCLFLGLSVCVGDVAILEEPGFQLTYTCLSIVAFGAGFWSLLQDLVLMYRSPLSSLRFYVRILTAPVLILGLYGVWLRDWSDVFSARALVSLAMSSLAVGVHARQLVNKPPAWLTVESALFLLVLPLSWLPPALQPALHRGLLLVMVLTMVVSMFRYLRAMIAQYPEIGFPLIWLPSTHRLVLQHVSNKLAA; this is translated from the coding sequence ATGAACAAGCAACAGGCACGGGAGTTGGAGCCCCATGTGTTGGTCCTCGATACGCAGCAGAGCTACAAGCGCCTGGAGGAAGACGCGCTCATCCGGGTGGTCCGGGAGGAATGCCGGCACTTCGTCGCCCACCGTCTCCCCTACAGGCTCTCCCCGGTCATCCTCGGCGTTCCCGGGCTGCTGCTCCACCTGTTCCTGCTCGCCGCCGTCCATACCTTCGAGCGCGCGCGGTGGATGTATGCGCTCTGGGTGGTCTGCCGGGTGCTCCACTTCTGTCTGGACGCCATGGACGGCACCCAGGCCCGGCGCAACGGGACCCAATCGACCGCACGCCACTTCTGGGACCATTGGGTCGACGTCATGAACTCGGCGATGGCGGTGCTGATCGTGGCCGCGATCGGTCCCCGGCAGGGCGTCTATTTCCTGCCCTACATCCTGCTGACAGCCACCGGGCAACTGTTCTTCTACCTCGGGCTGTGCCGCTACTTCGCGACGGGCGTCATGAGGGAGCCCTACATCAACCACCTCTGGAACTATGTCTTCTGTCTATTCCTGGGATTGTCGGTCTGCGTCGGTGACGTGGCGATCCTCGAGGAGCCCGGCTTCCAGCTCACCTACACGTGTTTGAGTATCGTGGCCTTCGGCGCTGGCTTCTGGTCGCTGTTGCAGGACCTCGTGCTCATGTACCGCTCGCCGCTCTCCTCGCTTCGCTTCTACGTGCGGATCCTCACGGCGCCGGTGCTCATCCTCGGCCTGTACGGGGTCTGGCTCCGGGACTGGAGCGATGTCTTCTCCGCCCGGGCCCTGGTCTCCCTCGCCATGAGCAGCCTCGCGGTGGGCGTCCATGCGCGCCAGCTCGTCAACAAGCCTCCGGCGTGGCTGACCGTGGAGAGCGCGCTGTTCCTCCTGGTACTTCCCCTGTCGTGGTTGCCCCCGGCGCTCCAGCCAGCTCTCCACCGCGGACTGCTGCTGGTGATGGTGCTGACGATGGTCGTCAGCATGTTCCGGTATCTCCGGGCGATGATTGCTCAGTACCCGGAGATCGGATTCCCGCTGATCTGGTTGCCGTCGACGCACAGGCTCGTGCTCCAGCACGTGAGCAACAAGCTCGCGGCATGA
- a CDS encoding lactonase family protein: MNETNPTRRDFIHLTAMGTASLILSCTEKPSMPIRAPQTPKELWIYVGTYTSGGSEGIYLCRLDMATGALERVGVTRGVAEPSYLALEPKGRYLYAVNELTEFEGQPSGAVSAFAINPQSRELTFINQRPSEGGAPCYLDVDAKGGFVLVANYVGGNVAVLPIQEGGGLGTAVDKKQHEGSGPNAQRQEAPHAHQIRLDAANRYAFVSDLGTDKIMLYRFDEQQGKLTPGTPPFVSSKPGAGPRHLTFHPNGRFVFSINELDSTITAYAYDAAQGTLTALQTLTTLPDGYNRSNDCGDIHVSPDGRFLYGSNRGHDSIVVYSIDSEGTLTYVEHVTTRVKWPRNFAIDPTGTYLLVANQKDNSVITFQRNAQTGKLTPVGQPLAVPAPTCLLVVPPSV, encoded by the coding sequence ATGAACGAGACGAATCCGACGCGTCGCGACTTCATCCACCTCACGGCGATGGGAACGGCGAGCCTGATCCTGTCCTGCACGGAGAAGCCGTCGATGCCGATACGCGCGCCACAGACGCCCAAGGAGCTCTGGATCTACGTGGGCACCTACACCTCGGGCGGCAGCGAGGGCATCTATCTCTGCCGGTTGGACATGGCCACGGGCGCCCTCGAGCGGGTGGGTGTCACCCGGGGCGTGGCCGAGCCCTCCTACCTGGCCCTGGAGCCGAAGGGCCGCTACCTCTACGCCGTCAATGAATTGACGGAGTTCGAGGGCCAACCCAGCGGAGCCGTGAGTGCCTTCGCCATCAATCCCCAGAGCCGGGAGCTGACCTTCATCAACCAGCGCCCCTCCGAGGGCGGTGCGCCCTGCTACCTGGATGTGGATGCGAAGGGTGGCTTCGTCCTGGTCGCCAATTACGTCGGCGGAAATGTCGCCGTCCTCCCCATTCAAGAGGGCGGAGGATTGGGCACCGCCGTCGACAAGAAGCAGCACGAGGGCTCGGGGCCCAATGCCCAGAGACAGGAAGCTCCGCACGCCCACCAGATCCGCCTGGATGCCGCCAACCGGTATGCCTTCGTGTCGGACCTGGGGACGGACAAGATCATGCTCTATCGGTTCGACGAGCAGCAGGGAAAGCTCACGCCCGGCACGCCGCCCTTTGTCTCCAGCAAGCCGGGAGCGGGACCGCGCCATCTGACCTTTCACCCCAACGGACGCTTCGTCTTCTCCATCAACGAGCTGGACTCCACCATCACGGCCTACGCCTACGACGCGGCCCAGGGGACGCTGACGGCGTTGCAGACGCTCACCACCCTGCCCGATGGCTACAACCGGTCCAATGACTGCGGGGACATCCACGTCAGCCCCGATGGCCGCTTCCTGTATGGCTCCAACCGTGGCCACGACAGCATCGTGGTCTACTCCATCGATTCGGAGGGGACGCTAACCTACGTGGAGCACGTGACCACGCGCGTCAAATGGCCTCGCAACTTCGCCATCGATCCGACGGGCACGTATCTGCTGGTGGCCAACCAGAAGGACAACAGCGTCATCACCTTCCAGAGGAACGCACAGACCGGGAAGCTGACGCCCGTCGGCCAACCCCTGGCGGTTCCCGCGCCGACGTGCCTGTTGGTGGTGCCTCCTTCGGTCTGA
- a CDS encoding DUF4112 domain-containing protein — protein sequence MSPSPAAPMSRPPSEPAALDQVRRLAQQLDTSIRLPGGIRIGWDAVLGLVPGVGDWAGALISSYIVLQAVRLGASREVLARMLGNVALEALVGAVPFLGDIFDAAWKANTRNVRLLEEHLSAPNATRRASRAWVLGVIVALVALLALGVMLTVLAFRALASSVQGFQ from the coding sequence ATGAGCCCATCTCCTGCCGCGCCCATGAGCCGCCCTCCCTCCGAGCCCGCCGCACTCGACCAGGTGCGCCGCCTGGCACAACAGTTGGACACCTCCATCCGGTTACCCGGGGGCATTCGCATCGGCTGGGACGCCGTGCTGGGCCTGGTGCCGGGCGTGGGCGATTGGGCCGGAGCCCTGATCTCCTCCTATATCGTCCTGCAGGCGGTGCGCTTGGGCGCCTCGCGCGAGGTGTTGGCGCGCATGCTCGGTAACGTGGCGCTGGAGGCACTCGTGGGCGCGGTGCCCTTCCTTGGCGATATCTTCGACGCGGCCTGGAAGGCCAACACGCGCAACGTGCGTCTGCTCGAGGAGCACCTGTCGGCCCCCAACGCCACCCGCCGCGCCAGCCGTGCGTGGGTGCTCGGGGTCATCGTGGCGCTGGTGGCGCTGCTGGCGCTGGGAGTGATGCTCACCGTGCTGGCCTTCCGCGCCCTCGCCTCGTCCGTGCAGGGGTTTCAATGA
- a CDS encoding DUF1993 family protein, with protein sequence MLRNLGHILQKAATFSVRERMGPELLLERRLHPDMFPLSRQVEIVVAGAKGSVARLAGRLAPDDESPEFAVFNRRERALDPPL encoded by the coding sequence ATGCTGCGGAATCTGGGTCATATCCTTCAAAAGGCAGCCACCTTCTCGGTGCGGGAACGGATGGGCCCTGAGCTCCTCCTGGAGCGGCGCCTCCACCCGGATATGTTTCCCCTCTCGAGACAGGTGGAGATCGTCGTCGCCGGCGCGAAGGGGAGCGTCGCTCGTCTGGCGGGTCGTCTGGCTCCGGATGACGAGTCTCCAGAGTTCGCGGTCTTCAACCGGCGCGAGCGCGCGCTCGATCCGCCACTATGA
- a CDS encoding MerR family transcriptional regulator, with amino-acid sequence MTSLQSSRSSTGASARSIRHYEKAGLLVSSRRDKGYREFGPEVVLRVQHIVRMIRLGFSLEEIAAFPPCMFTSASTVICPHAFAAHQEKLSDIER; translated from the coding sequence ATGACGAGTCTCCAGAGTTCGCGGTCTTCAACCGGCGCGAGCGCGCGCTCGATCCGCCACTATGAAAAGGCAGGGCTGCTCGTTTCGAGCCGCCGGGACAAGGGTTACCGCGAGTTCGGTCCCGAGGTCGTGCTTCGGGTCCAACACATCGTTCGTATGATCCGCCTGGGCTTCTCTCTCGAGGAGATCGCCGCCTTCCCCCCGTGCATGTTCACGAGCGCTTCGACCGTCATCTGCCCGCATGCGTTCGCGGCGCACCAGGAGAAGCTCTCCGACATCGAGCGATAG
- a CDS encoding alpha/beta fold hydrolase, which produces MLPEAKTGYGENLFLGNPVELGAVRINPRGDASYMEALRAAYYNDVEPREFLPFALTPGLPLALWTSEVTVTRERWGRIPRSYIRCTKERAMAPALQDLMIREADAFTPDNRFEQKTLEASHSPFASQPARLAELLAGLS; this is translated from the coding sequence ATGCTGCCCGAGGCGAAGACCGGCTACGGAGAGAATCTCTTCCTGGGCAACCCGGTGGAGTTGGGGGCGGTCCGAATCAATCCGCGCGGGGATGCCTCGTACATGGAGGCATTGCGCGCGGCCTATTACAACGACGTGGAGCCTCGTGAGTTCCTGCCCTTCGCGCTCACGCCCGGCCTCCCCCTCGCCCTGTGGACGTCCGAGGTCACCGTGACGCGCGAGCGCTGGGGCCGTATCCCGCGCAGCTACATCCGCTGTACGAAGGAGCGCGCCATGGCCCCCGCCCTCCAGGACCTGATGATCCGCGAGGCGGACGCCTTCACGCCCGACAACCGCTTCGAGCAGAAGACCCTGGAGGCCAGCCACTCGCCCTTCGCGTCGCAGCCGGCGCGGCT